One stretch of Anolis carolinensis isolate JA03-04 chromosome 3, rAnoCar3.1.pri, whole genome shotgun sequence DNA includes these proteins:
- the LOC134297634 gene encoding uncharacterized protein LOC134297634, with the protein MSSHSNEILQTRVKSPRPVRERHPTEKTMLCLLQKEGKLRQRFNRAWQNLPTIADAIRASLCPKEKEILRQEFVKAFNNGSAIAEEIIYVLNKINTPESLDRAKEISFSLQEERRRYSAVLFEPEPSSLFKGAEERVQGSPCVSLRSSLLKIPSNDASLKSKHSSRHSSSSQSTHSFISTSSKAAHYNREAVRLKIRKEVLEAEASAEMARQDFAFNEEELLLQQAKAKQKLLLAQARAQQEADLAQARAQREIELAMAEAKQDELQRDLDLLQVKRDTAQKIVRANVLAKALSQELTQENLSFLPTQEPTAKVSAHLQLAPPVVQSHISFCHLEDRSPVPVFLTSRPAHSSEVQQSTAGRVPSLSESIPALRPQRYHLSTWERMDDVFQQHPDVHPHWQGMAGSEPPHSSLHTKSILPSLKMKASEVLPASNLLNPASPTIAKRCVQPKNIEFVTPHHTPQMYPYTLESQLGSLLRNPRRDIRDKGVQKFTDRPDDYLLWKITFMRAIRDFKLEADEELSLLMAWLGPSSAEQVKRLYAAHVADPQRALSTAWSRLDQRFGASTEIEASLMDRLNRFPSLKMKDCKQLWDFSDLLLELASAKGNPELPGLACLDQHTSQSAILCKLPFPLREAWGKQVFKYKEENANVYPPFTFLVDFVTRAARERNDPQTGLLALYQDLKPEKTSKEDKAQGKDLRRNLSVKMTDATPATSAQPVSNNTISCPIHQGPHSLAECREFAKKPYKERLQIVQKAKVCFRCCGATIHFSKDCKEKVKCQHCNSIKHCSAMHNFDSPQFKAKSNSPTKEETKEDQRPTEPQVALKAPAVACTKLCQNSHKPRICHPICLAEVYPDKQPWNKKRVYVALDAQSDASLATPEFFNMFNLHTETIEYTISTCSGKNKMNGRVATKFKISPVGQKVRYDLPDLIECSLIPRNKEQIATKEVVQAHPHLKGIQDLIPALDLETDIVMLIGADCPTLFRVSNQIEGPKGSPMAQQLPLGWTVLGPVCLNKMFQPVTKRPSLMQGCASHISVCCQGVMPDYSPIIEVTERDEQTAFSKNDQKFLEMMNSQVTQVSEANWTAPLPFKPEKPSLPNNRDVALHRLLSLRRRMLKDPKVKTQITQFVEDLFKSNDAEPASVCGGRRAVALHIHFRKSGRCDIPRNISRKVVQVILDHWTQMSSKSFLSRKHLRAQRH; encoded by the exons atgtcaagtcatagcaatgagattttgcaaacaagggtcaaatctccccgcccagtcagagaaaggcaccccacagagaaaacaatgctctgccttttgcagaaggaaggcaagcttaggcagaggtttaacagagcttggcaaaacctgccgaccatagctgatgcaataagggcatccctttgcccaaaggaaaaggaaattctcaggcaagaatttgtaaaggccttcaataatgggagtgctattgcagaagaaataatctatgtactgaacaaaattaacactccagagtctttagatagggctaaggaaatttcttttagcctacaagaagagaggaggcgctacagcgcagtcctatttgaaccagagcccagttccttattcaaaggtgcagaagaaagggttcaaggctccccatgtgtaagccttagatccagtctgctcaagattccatctaatgatgctagccttaaatccaagcattcatctaggcatagcagttcctcccaatccacacactcattcatcagtacttcttccaaagcagcccactacaacagagaggctgtccgtttgaaaattagaaaagaggttttagaagcagaggcgtctgcagaaatggctaggcaagactttgccttcaatgaagaggaactcctccttcaacaggctaaagccaagcagaaactgctt ctagcgcaggctagggctcaacaagaagctgacctagcacaggccagggcccagagagaaatagagcttgcaatggctgaagccaagcaagatgaactgcaacgggatctagatctgcttcaagtaaaaagagacacagcacaaaagatagtcagagctaacgttctagccaaagccctatcacaggaactaacccaagaaaaccttagtttcctgccaacacaagagcctacagcaaaggtttcagcacacctgcaactggcaccacctgtagtgcagagtcatatctccttttgccaccttgaagatcgctcacctgttccagtgttcctgacttcaaggccagcccattcctcagaagtacagcaaagcacggccgggagagtgccatctctgtcagagtccattcctgcacttaggcctcagagataccacctgtctacttgggaacgaatggatgacgtctttcaacaacatccagatgtccatccacattggcaaggcatggccgggagtgaaccaccacattcatccctgcataccaagtcaattctcccatcgctgaagatgaaggcttcagaggtgctgcctgccagcaatctgctgaacccagcatcgcctaccatcgcgaaaagatgtgttcaaccgaagaacattgagtttgtcacgccacatcacactcctcagatgtacccttacacactggagtctcaattgggttccctcttgagaaatccaagaagagacatcagagacaaaggcgtccagaaattcactgaccgaccggatgactaccttctgtggaagatcaccttcatgagggccattcgagatttcaagctagaagcggatgaagaactgtcccttcttatggcgtggcttggacccagctcagccgagcaagtaaaaagactttatgctgctcatgtagcagacccccaaagagctttgtccacagcgtggtctcgcttggaccagcgcttcggtgcgagcactgagatagaagcatccctcatggatcgactcaacaggttcccatcactgaagatgaaagattgcaaacagctttgggactttagtgatcttttactagagctagcttcagccaaaggaaatccagagctgccaggtttagcatgtctggaccagcacacgtcacagagtgccattctctgcaaacttccttttcctcttcgagaagcttgggggaaacaggtgttcaagtacaaagaggagaatgcaaatgtatacccgcccttcacctttttggtggatttcgtcactagagcagcccgtgagaggaatgaccctcaaacaggtcttctcgctttgtaccaagacctaaagcctgaaaagacctccaaagaagacaaagcccagggcaaagatcttagaaggaacctgagtgtcaagatgacagacgcaactcctgcaacttctgctcaaccagtcagcaacaacaccatatcctgtcccattcatcaagggccacacagcctagctgaatgcagagagttcgcaaagaagccttacaaagaacgactccaaatagttcaaaaggccaaggtgtgctttagatgctgcggcgccactattcacttctccaaagactgcaaagaaaaggttaaatgccaacactgcaacagcatcaagcattgttctgcaatgcacaacttcgattcccctcaattcaaagcaaagtcaaattctcctaccaaagaagaaaccaaagaagaccaaaggcctacagaacctcaggtagccctcaaggctcctgcggttgcctgcaccaagctttgtcaaaatagccacaagcccaggatttgccacccaatctgcctggcagaggtgtatccagacaagcagccgtggaataagaaaagggtctacgtcgccttggatgcccaaagtgacgcatctcttgcaaccccagagttcttcaacatgttcaaccttcatacagagacaatagaatacaccatatccacttgttctggaaagaataagatgaatggcagagttgcaacaaagttcaaaatctcacctgtcggacaaaaggtcaggtacgatcttcctgaccttatagaatgcagcctgattcccaggaacaaagaacagatagccacaaaggaggtggtacaagcccatcctcatctcaaaggtattcaagatctaattccagctttggacttggaaacagacatcgtcatgcttatcggtgcagattgtcccacactgttccgtgttagcaaccagattgaaggtcctaagggatcacctatggcccagcagttgcctttaggatggacggtgttaggcccagtctgcctgaacaagatgttccagcctgtcactaaaaggccttcactaatgcaaggatgtgccagccacatctcagtttgctgccagggagtaatgccagattactctcccatcatcgaagtgacagagagagatgagcaaacagccttctctaaaaatgatcagaagtttcttgagatgatgaacagccaagtcactcaagtctctgaagCTAATTGgacagcacctttacctttcaagccggaaaaaccatctctacccaacaacagagatgttgcccttcatcgtctcctgtccttaagaagaaggatgctaaaggatccgaaggtaaagacccagatcacccagtttgtggaagacctcttcaaaaGCAATGATGCTGAACCAGCTAGTGTGtgtggagggagaagagcagtggcattacatatccacttcagaaaatccggcagatgtgacatcccgaggaacatcagccgcaaagttgtccaagtcatcctggatcactggacccaaatgtcttcaaaatccttcctttccagaaagcatctccgtgctcaaagacactga